One region of Mycobacterium riyadhense genomic DNA includes:
- a CDS encoding patatin-like phospholipase family protein, with translation MSLRNEERLAKRRGADVRAALRNIPILADIDDEQLERLSTTVDRRHVPTNEWLFHAGDQSDSIYIVDSGRFAAIGADGHVIAEMASGDSIGDLGVIAGGVRSAGVQALRDGVVWRIAADTFTEILARAPQMQAAMLRVMARMLRESRRVKTSGRPRVIGVLSTEDTAAAPIVDAIATRLGSHGRTAVVAAPVDTIAEVQTYGEFVEAFSETLDRAEHSNDWVLMVADRGSSGLWRQYVGAQSDRLVVLADHHSPPEEVDSLATQRPVHLVTCTAEPDPSWWDRLAPVSHHPATEDGFGALARRIAGRSIGLVMAGGGARGFAHFGVYEELTRAGVVIDRFGGTSSGAIASAAFALGMDASDAIAAAREFMAYSDPLGDYTIPAVALTRGGRVNRLIEQFFGSTLIEHLPKGFFSVSADMITGDQIVHRRGPVWLAVRASISIPGLIPPVQHGEQMLVDGGLLNNLPADVMCADQDGDVICVDLRRTFVPSKGFGLLPSIVQPPGFVRRLFTGTDVALPPLQETLLRTFDLAASTANLRELPRVAAIIEPDVSKIGVLNFRQIDAALEAGRIAARAALEAQPDLVR, from the coding sequence ATGTCACTGAGGAATGAAGAGCGATTGGCCAAGCGGCGTGGTGCCGATGTGCGAGCCGCACTGCGGAACATTCCGATACTCGCCGACATCGATGACGAGCAACTCGAACGACTCTCGACCACCGTAGATCGTCGCCACGTGCCCACCAACGAGTGGCTCTTTCATGCGGGAGACCAATCGGACTCCATCTACATCGTCGACTCGGGGCGATTCGCAGCTATCGGCGCGGATGGACACGTGATCGCTGAGATGGCATCCGGTGACTCGATCGGAGACCTGGGCGTGATCGCCGGCGGTGTTCGCTCGGCCGGTGTACAAGCCCTTCGAGACGGCGTCGTCTGGCGGATCGCCGCTGACACGTTCACCGAGATACTTGCGAGAGCTCCGCAAATGCAAGCGGCAATGCTGCGGGTGATGGCGAGGATGCTGCGTGAGTCGCGACGCGTCAAGACATCTGGGCGTCCTCGGGTTATCGGCGTGCTATCAACTGAGGACACCGCGGCGGCCCCGATCGTTGACGCGATCGCGACTCGACTGGGCTCTCACGGTCGGACTGCCGTCGTCGCTGCGCCCGTCGACACCATCGCAGAAGTTCAGACTTATGGCGAGTTCGTCGAAGCGTTCAGCGAGACCCTTGATCGGGCGGAGCACAGCAACGATTGGGTTTTGATGGTAGCCGACCGAGGCTCCAGCGGCCTCTGGCGTCAATATGTTGGCGCGCAAAGCGACCGCCTCGTGGTGCTTGCGGATCACCACTCTCCGCCGGAAGAGGTTGATTCGCTAGCTACCCAACGGCCAGTCCACCTGGTCACCTGCACGGCGGAACCGGATCCAAGTTGGTGGGATCGGCTGGCGCCGGTTTCGCATCACCCCGCCACCGAGGATGGCTTCGGTGCTCTAGCACGCAGAATCGCCGGCCGATCGATCGGTCTTGTGATGGCCGGCGGCGGGGCTCGCGGATTTGCCCATTTTGGTGTTTACGAAGAGCTCACCCGGGCGGGCGTTGTCATCGACCGGTTTGGCGGAACGAGTTCCGGTGCAATCGCTTCCGCGGCGTTCGCGCTGGGGATGGACGCCAGTGACGCGATCGCCGCGGCGCGAGAGTTCATGGCGTACAGCGATCCACTCGGCGACTACACGATCCCTGCGGTAGCCCTGACTCGAGGTGGGCGCGTCAATCGTCTGATTGAGCAATTCTTCGGCAGCACTTTGATCGAGCATCTGCCCAAAGGGTTCTTCTCCGTTTCCGCGGACATGATCACAGGCGATCAGATCGTCCACCGGCGTGGGCCGGTGTGGCTCGCCGTGCGCGCATCGATCTCGATCCCCGGTCTCATTCCGCCGGTGCAACATGGCGAACAGATGCTCGTCGACGGTGGACTGTTGAACAACCTCCCTGCCGACGTGATGTGCGCCGACCAAGATGGCGACGTCATCTGCGTGGATCTACGTCGAACGTTCGTGCCGTCGAAAGGCTTCGGCTTGTTGCCGTCGATCGTTCAGCCTCCCGGGTTCGTCCGGCGGCTCTTCACCGGCACTGATGTCGCCTTACCTCCGTTGCAAGAGACATTGCTTCGTACGTTCGACCTTGCGGCCTCCACCGCCAACCTGCGCGAGCTCCCTCGCGTTGCGGCCATCATCGAGCCGGACGTCTCGAAGATCGGTGTGTTGAACTTTAGGCAGATTGATGCCGCCCTGGAGGCCGGGCGGATCGCAGCCCGAGCAGCTCTGGAAGCACAGCCGGACCTCGTTCGCTGA
- a CDS encoding DUF2652 domain-containing protein: MGIQRAVLLIADIGGYTNYMHWNRKHLAHAQWTVAELLESVIDAGKGMKLAKLEGDAAFFWAPDGDANVLVCDRPSRMRHAFRARRERIKKDHPCDCKSCEQRDNLTIKFVTHEGEVAEQRVKRNVELAGVDVILVHRMLKNNVPVSEYLLMTDVVAQCLDEPVRGLCKPLTHDFEGLGHTPTHYIDLATSEVPPLPPERSFFGRLWAYLKFEWHALPYLLGFKKACAGFRSLDRGADEQPATMG; encoded by the coding sequence ATGGGCATTCAACGCGCTGTTCTCCTCATCGCCGACATCGGCGGATACACGAACTACATGCATTGGAACCGCAAGCACCTGGCCCACGCGCAATGGACGGTGGCGGAGCTACTGGAATCAGTCATCGACGCCGGCAAAGGCATGAAGCTGGCGAAGCTGGAGGGCGACGCCGCGTTTTTTTGGGCACCAGACGGCGACGCCAACGTGCTGGTATGCGACCGGCCATCCCGGATGCGGCACGCGTTCCGTGCGCGGCGGGAGCGGATCAAAAAGGACCATCCCTGCGACTGTAAGAGTTGTGAGCAGCGAGACAACCTGACGATCAAATTCGTCACCCACGAGGGCGAGGTGGCGGAGCAGCGGGTGAAACGCAACGTCGAGCTCGCCGGTGTCGACGTCATTCTCGTGCACCGCATGCTGAAAAATAACGTCCCCGTGTCGGAGTACCTGCTGATGACCGACGTTGTGGCACAGTGCCTCGACGAGCCGGTGCGCGGGCTATGCAAGCCGCTCACGCACGACTTCGAGGGCCTCGGACATACCCCAACTCACTACATCGATCTCGCGACCTCGGAGGTGCCACCCCTGCCGCCAGAGCGCAGCTTCTTCGGCCGTCTCTGGGCCTATCTGAAGTTCGAGTGGCACGCGTTGCCGTACCTGCTGGGTTTCAAGAAAGCCTGTGCGGGCTTTCGCAGCCTGGACCGCGGCGCAGACGAACAGCCAGCCACAATGGGCTGA